The following proteins are encoded in a genomic region of Cyclonatronum proteinivorum:
- a CDS encoding PD40 domain-containing protein, whose product MYKIYLLCLALTLLTLSVLNQQLSAQHPSFEQNIGFSIFNERNHPQLEWMSAETEHFIISYPKHLAGIEQEAAAIAEATYTALSANLNVTFDFKIRIFLSDEDEIVNGFAVPFWNSYTNIWVNLNDVAQAWSGPEKWLRTVLAHELAHIFHFEAVKSNLPLFGAVATGVSLPEPWTEGIAQYYTEPWHVLRGDQLLRTAIYDGRPDFRRNESIRDRGLMYASGNAQLRYFASAYGDSLIPKILAHRDTTFFGLARTHNFNNAFREVTGQSFRDFEDEWRRHMSIYYHTLAGQMERSDSLGVRPDTLAGLLISDVQYSPDGRKFTSIVLNSRSRPVTELSLHDHARRQNRRVIDRGSISGPVSWSPDSRYIAYSANVRGRYGALINDLYRIDTQTGRRERLTHTRRASAPQFGQDSNTLFFVGNDNGTGNIYRLNTETGQETKLTEYSGDVQIGRTAMNPDGTHLAYALFDSDGSRQIIVLDLESRTEMRFTTPFIDDRNPLWSPDGRWLAYTSMRDRVPNLFVRKAFETDSVEERVTALFTGGTALQWLPADSLHADGRFSMIATDSKSNNKVYRIDASRRAEEPDPQVNPTYTGWLTHQPPHVIPREIAPDESLITDRYAYNSWRNISHVSTIPFPFFADDQNYGAGFVSLWSEPLSRHMITAVGALSIPNFTDNSLFFLSYTNNQFRPSLSLNAYHNSFTGRFYERDFLITTNSGSFLLASLPRDWFDTPFIRTTLFGRLRYEYTNADRNWEGPAVRRLPEPESGWQSDVRLGVRIHKAVPYAWNVVHPLEGYGLEARVTIATDALGGETNYMRPDVKAFMILPGLGDARFYLYGRAILQNGESFGQDYIGFSRYDDIQFGDTLPGLDVLYTDTERVRGYSSWGDGYVTGNRMLFGTIEYRIPFLPSLQTQVLGLVSLGRTTIAAFMDGGAVWNDDLLPGDGVTRRLGTGFELKNELNIGGLRIAHNLGYAQPFNDFGTGRNEEIYYRIKAVIPF is encoded by the coding sequence ATGTACAAAATTTACCTTCTCTGTCTTGCACTTACTCTTCTGACCCTTTCAGTGCTTAACCAACAGCTATCCGCTCAGCATCCCTCCTTTGAGCAAAACATTGGCTTTTCGATATTTAATGAGCGGAATCATCCACAGCTTGAGTGGATGAGTGCAGAAACCGAGCATTTTATCATCAGCTATCCGAAACATCTTGCCGGCATTGAGCAAGAAGCCGCTGCAATTGCGGAAGCAACCTACACCGCCCTCTCGGCCAACCTGAATGTGACTTTCGATTTTAAAATCCGGATTTTTCTGAGCGATGAAGACGAAATCGTAAACGGTTTTGCCGTGCCTTTCTGGAATTCCTACACCAATATTTGGGTAAACCTCAATGATGTAGCACAAGCATGGAGCGGTCCTGAGAAATGGCTGCGGACCGTACTTGCACACGAGCTCGCACACATTTTCCATTTTGAAGCCGTCAAATCCAACCTCCCGCTTTTCGGCGCGGTAGCTACCGGCGTTTCTTTGCCGGAACCCTGGACCGAAGGCATCGCGCAGTATTACACCGAACCCTGGCACGTGCTCCGGGGGGATCAATTGCTCCGTACCGCCATCTACGACGGCCGTCCCGATTTCCGCCGGAATGAGTCTATACGTGACCGCGGCCTGATGTACGCGAGCGGCAACGCACAGCTGCGGTATTTTGCGTCAGCCTACGGCGACAGCCTCATCCCGAAAATACTTGCACACCGGGATACGACTTTCTTTGGGCTCGCCCGCACACACAATTTCAACAATGCTTTCCGCGAAGTTACCGGGCAATCATTCCGCGACTTTGAAGACGAATGGCGCCGGCACATGAGCATTTACTACCACACGCTCGCGGGACAAATGGAACGCAGTGATTCTCTGGGCGTACGCCCCGACACCCTTGCCGGCTTGCTCATCAGCGATGTTCAGTACAGCCCGGATGGCCGCAAGTTCACCTCCATCGTGCTCAACTCACGCAGTCGCCCGGTAACGGAGCTTTCCCTGCACGATCATGCGCGGCGGCAGAACCGGCGGGTTATTGATCGCGGCAGCATCAGCGGACCGGTAAGCTGGAGTCCGGACTCGCGCTACATCGCCTACAGTGCAAACGTCCGCGGTCGCTACGGCGCCCTTATCAACGACCTGTACCGCATCGACACGCAGACCGGCAGACGCGAACGCCTCACGCACACGCGCCGCGCTTCGGCCCCGCAATTCGGGCAGGACAGCAACACCCTGTTTTTCGTGGGCAATGACAACGGCACAGGCAACATTTACCGCCTGAACACCGAAACCGGTCAGGAAACCAAACTCACCGAATACAGCGGTGACGTGCAAATTGGCCGCACGGCCATGAACCCCGATGGCACGCACCTCGCCTACGCACTTTTCGATAGCGACGGCAGCCGGCAAATTATCGTGCTCGACCTCGAAAGCCGCACTGAAATGCGCTTCACAACGCCCTTCATCGACGACCGCAACCCGCTGTGGAGTCCCGACGGCCGCTGGCTCGCCTACACAAGCATGCGCGACCGGGTGCCCAACCTCTTTGTCCGAAAAGCATTCGAAACCGACAGCGTAGAAGAGCGCGTCACAGCCCTGTTTACCGGGGGCACCGCACTACAGTGGCTCCCGGCCGATTCCCTGCACGCAGACGGTCGGTTCAGCATGATTGCGACCGACAGCAAAAGCAACAACAAAGTCTATCGCATTGACGCCTCCCGCCGCGCCGAAGAACCCGATCCGCAGGTAAATCCGACCTACACCGGCTGGCTCACGCACCAACCGCCACACGTGATACCGCGCGAAATTGCCCCGGATGAAAGCCTGATCACCGATCGCTATGCCTACAACTCATGGCGCAATATTTCCCATGTAAGCACCATCCCCTTCCCCTTTTTCGCTGATGACCAAAACTACGGGGCAGGTTTTGTCAGCCTGTGGAGCGAGCCGCTTTCCAGACACATGATTACCGCGGTTGGCGCCCTCTCCATCCCCAACTTCACCGATAACAGCCTGTTTTTCCTGAGCTACACCAACAATCAGTTCCGCCCAAGCCTGAGCTTAAATGCCTACCACAACAGTTTCACAGGCCGTTTTTATGAGCGGGATTTTCTGATCACAACCAACTCAGGAAGCTTTTTGCTTGCAAGCCTGCCCCGCGACTGGTTTGATACGCCTTTCATCCGCACAACGCTCTTTGGCCGTTTGCGCTACGAGTACACCAATGCCGACCGCAACTGGGAAGGCCCCGCTGTGCGTCGCCTGCCGGAGCCCGAAAGCGGCTGGCAAAGCGATGTACGCCTCGGAGTCCGCATTCACAAAGCCGTGCCCTATGCATGGAATGTGGTACACCCGCTGGAAGGCTACGGTCTCGAAGCCCGCGTAACCATCGCAACCGACGCCCTTGGCGGGGAAACCAACTACATGCGGCCCGATGTCAAGGCATTCATGATTTTACCAGGCCTTGGCGACGCGCGCTTCTACCTGTACGGACGCGCCATTCTGCAAAACGGGGAAAGCTTCGGGCAAGACTACATCGGCTTCAGCCGCTACGACGACATACAATTTGGCGACACCCTGCCCGGTCTCGACGTTTTATACACCGATACCGAGCGGGTCCGCGGCTACAGCTCATGGGGCGACGGCTACGTAACCGGCAACCGCATGCTGTTTGGCACCATTGAATACCGGATTCCGTTTTTGCCAAGCCTGCAAACGCAGGTCTTAGGACTGGTGAGCCTCGGCCGGACAACCATAGCTGCCTTCATGGATGGCGGCGCCGTGTGGAACGACGACTTGCTCCCCGGTGATGGCGTAACGCGACGCTTGGGTACCGGCTTCGAACTGAAAAACGAACTCAACATCGGCGGACTCCGCATTGCCCACAACCTCGGCTACGCACAGCCCTTCAACGACTTTGGCACCGGGCGCAATGAAGAAATCTACTACCGCATAAAAGCCGTGATCCCCTTCTGA
- the pap gene encoding polyphosphate:AMP phosphotransferase, which produces MIPYATAEKIKKNKDYNKIIERDRGALLLNQFRLRDAGVPVIILVSGTQTSGYTRVMNLLNEWMDTRFIQTHVHRPDSDEEADRPYFWKYWRQFPASGSTGLFLGGWYTQPFLDRLHGKCDLSCFRKRITGIKEMEQLLAVDGALIVKIWLHLDYDQKRQNKEEDTNNRPESTWQVTMDDWQGGYSYDKKMKLVTELTETTHQPHAPWYKIDATDARTCDISVMHLLTGVFSEYLKRGGPDTSAVNGRPLPEVTSKPLDRIDLGLEYKRKLYKKKMSYFWESIYVKAWQAHHRKKSVVVVLEGSDAAGKGGSIRRLIHCLDARLYQVIQIAAPTQEEKAHHYLWRFWMQIPRAGFLTIYDRSWYGRVLVERVEGFAEEEEWKRAYAEINHFEKQLTESGITVLKFWLQISKDEQMKRFKQREKTDYKQYKLTDEDWRNRKKWDEYADAVNDMLAYTDTDYAPWHLISAEDKKNARISLLEAVDTALAVHETDADNGTDPEEVMQG; this is translated from the coding sequence ATGATCCCTTACGCAACAGCCGAAAAAATCAAAAAAAACAAAGACTACAACAAAATAATTGAGCGGGACCGCGGGGCGCTTCTGCTAAATCAGTTCAGGCTCAGGGATGCAGGGGTTCCGGTCATTATCCTGGTTTCCGGTACGCAGACATCGGGATATACGCGGGTGATGAACCTGCTCAATGAGTGGATGGATACGCGTTTCATTCAGACGCATGTACACCGGCCCGACTCAGACGAAGAAGCCGACCGGCCCTACTTCTGGAAGTACTGGCGTCAGTTTCCGGCTTCCGGCAGCACCGGGCTTTTTCTGGGTGGCTGGTACACACAGCCCTTCTTAGACCGGCTGCACGGCAAATGTGACCTGAGCTGTTTCCGCAAGCGCATTACGGGAATCAAAGAGATGGAACAGCTGCTTGCCGTTGACGGCGCTTTGATTGTTAAGATCTGGCTGCACCTTGATTACGATCAGAAAAGACAAAACAAAGAAGAGGACACCAATAACCGGCCCGAATCAACCTGGCAGGTTACGATGGATGACTGGCAGGGGGGCTACTCTTATGACAAGAAGATGAAGCTGGTTACGGAGCTCACGGAAACGACCCATCAGCCGCATGCCCCCTGGTACAAAATTGACGCTACGGATGCCCGAACCTGCGATATTTCGGTCATGCACCTGCTCACCGGGGTTTTCTCTGAATACCTGAAACGCGGGGGCCCGGATACATCAGCGGTTAATGGCAGGCCGCTGCCGGAAGTCACTTCCAAGCCGCTTGACCGGATTGATCTCGGGCTTGAGTATAAGCGCAAGCTGTACAAGAAAAAGATGTCATACTTTTGGGAGAGTATTTATGTGAAAGCCTGGCAGGCCCATCACAGGAAAAAATCGGTCGTTGTTGTGCTTGAGGGTTCTGATGCTGCAGGGAAGGGCGGCAGTATCCGCCGGCTGATTCATTGTCTTGACGCCCGTTTGTATCAGGTAATTCAGATTGCGGCCCCTACGCAGGAAGAAAAAGCCCATCACTATCTCTGGCGCTTTTGGATGCAAATTCCGCGCGCGGGATTTCTCACGATTTATGACCGCTCCTGGTACGGCAGGGTGCTGGTTGAGCGGGTCGAGGGCTTTGCGGAAGAGGAAGAATGGAAGCGGGCCTATGCGGAAATTAATCACTTTGAAAAACAGCTCACCGAATCCGGTATTACGGTTTTAAAATTCTGGCTGCAAATCAGTAAAGATGAACAGATGAAGCGCTTTAAACAGCGCGAAAAAACCGACTACAAACAGTACAAGCTTACGGATGAGGACTGGCGCAACCGCAAAAAGTGGGATGAGTATGCCGATGCGGTCAATGATATGCTGGCCTACACCGATACCGATTATGCGCCCTGGCACCTTATTTCAGCCGAGGATAAAAAGAATGCGCGAATCAGTTTGCTCGAAGCCGTAGATACAGCACTCGCTGTTCATGAAACGGATGCTGACAACGGGACGGATCCGGAAGAAGTTATGCAGGGGTAG
- a CDS encoding S9 family peptidase codes for MKQPYCPSVVKAAALGALMMIAAACSTPTVVVETPETERIYGLPAFDENLYANADAMLSRNVAGLVFRDRVNPTWLSETLFWYSVNTPDGTAYHLVNTDTRAVNPLFDQERLAAALDVLDEEKTVSAENLVVSQITVSDDARFMEFRHDGSMWNLDLGTYEVQPLKSDSIETPRSAVFSPDGRYAAFIRAYNLWVRDMHTGDDLQLTTDGEHRFGYATDSQGWFRSDRPILKWSREGYMISTYQLDERNVPEMHILRTAQGRPELVSWPYAIPSDPDDEVPMHHRVVIDVETQNMVRIQGGPYHQRTSNCCGLTRGNDWADNQFIDGNRKLAFVATSRDYKEVTLKIADLRTGEVREVFHERDEIFIETNLNSRGVPNWRVLYDQGEFIWFSRESDWGHLYLHDLETGERIHSITEGPWNVSNILRIEDTSGRIWFTALGIDPDKDPYEEYVYSVLQDGTGLSLHTPDTGHHSVSLSPEGGFLVDTFSTVNSAPVTVLRDRFGEVILTLEEADLSRLFEAGWQFPEPFSAMARDGETEIFGLMFKPMNFDPDKSYPIINSIYPGPQIGSVGTRGFAHSRRGQAQALAELGFIVVQIDALGTPFRSRSFHAAYYGDMSDNGLPDQISAMRELAERHSFIDIERAGMYGHSGGGFATAAAMFNHGDFFKAGVAGAGNMDNRGYTFYWGEKFQGPFERFEDGTDSFTNQALQYQVEGLQGHLLISYGTMDTNVHPNTTLQLIDALIDANKDFDLIVLPNRGHGYANESYKLRRTWDFFVRHLHGMEPPREYSFR; via the coding sequence ATGAAACAGCCTTACTGTCCATCTGTTGTGAAGGCCGCAGCGCTGGGTGCCCTTATGATGATTGCGGCGGCTTGTTCAACGCCAACCGTAGTTGTTGAAACCCCTGAGACCGAGCGGATCTACGGTCTGCCTGCATTTGATGAAAATCTGTACGCGAATGCAGACGCCATGCTAAGCCGGAATGTTGCCGGCCTGGTTTTCCGTGACCGCGTAAACCCGACCTGGCTGAGTGAAACCCTTTTCTGGTACAGCGTCAATACGCCCGATGGCACTGCCTATCATCTTGTAAACACGGACACAAGAGCTGTTAATCCGCTTTTTGATCAGGAGCGACTTGCTGCCGCCCTCGATGTGCTTGATGAAGAAAAAACCGTTTCAGCCGAAAACCTGGTTGTTTCGCAAATTACCGTGAGTGATGACGCCCGGTTCATGGAATTTCGCCACGACGGCAGCATGTGGAACCTGGACCTTGGCACCTACGAAGTACAGCCGCTGAAGTCCGATTCGATTGAAACGCCCCGCAGCGCCGTGTTCTCTCCCGACGGGCGCTATGCCGCCTTTATCCGTGCGTACAATCTTTGGGTGCGCGACATGCACACCGGCGACGACCTGCAGCTCACAACCGACGGCGAGCATCGCTTCGGCTACGCGACCGATTCTCAGGGCTGGTTTCGCTCAGACCGCCCCATTCTCAAATGGTCGCGGGAAGGCTACATGATTTCTACCTATCAGCTTGATGAGCGCAATGTGCCGGAAATGCACATTCTGCGCACCGCACAGGGCAGACCCGAGCTGGTCTCCTGGCCGTATGCCATCCCGTCCGATCCGGATGATGAGGTGCCCATGCACCATCGTGTAGTCATTGATGTTGAAACGCAGAATATGGTCCGGATTCAGGGCGGGCCGTATCATCAGCGGACTTCCAACTGTTGCGGCCTTACCCGCGGCAACGACTGGGCCGACAATCAGTTTATCGACGGCAACCGCAAACTTGCCTTTGTGGCAACGTCCCGCGATTACAAGGAAGTGACGCTAAAAATTGCGGACCTGCGCACAGGGGAAGTCCGGGAAGTGTTCCATGAGCGGGATGAAATTTTTATCGAAACCAATCTCAACAGCCGGGGCGTACCCAACTGGCGCGTGCTGTACGATCAGGGGGAGTTCATCTGGTTCAGCCGCGAAAGCGACTGGGGGCATTTGTACCTGCATGATCTGGAAACAGGCGAGCGTATCCATTCCATAACAGAAGGCCCGTGGAATGTGTCCAATATTCTTCGGATTGAAGACACAAGCGGCAGAATATGGTTTACCGCACTCGGCATTGATCCCGACAAGGATCCCTACGAAGAGTATGTGTACTCCGTGCTGCAGGATGGCACGGGGCTGAGCCTGCACACGCCGGACACCGGTCACCATAGCGTGAGCCTGTCGCCGGAAGGCGGTTTCCTGGTTGATACCTTCTCAACCGTAAACAGCGCGCCCGTGACGGTGCTGCGCGATCGTTTCGGAGAAGTCATCCTTACGCTGGAGGAAGCCGATCTGAGCCGTTTGTTTGAGGCCGGATGGCAGTTTCCGGAACCTTTCAGCGCGATGGCACGAGACGGTGAGACCGAGATCTTCGGCCTGATGTTCAAGCCTATGAACTTTGATCCGGATAAAAGCTATCCTATCATCAACTCCATTTATCCGGGACCGCAAATCGGAAGTGTGGGCACGCGTGGCTTCGCGCACAGCCGCAGGGGACAGGCACAAGCGCTGGCAGAGCTCGGGTTCATCGTCGTACAGATCGACGCGCTCGGCACGCCCTTCAGGTCCCGCAGTTTTCATGCGGCTTACTACGGGGACATGAGCGATAACGGATTGCCCGATCAGATCTCTGCCATGCGGGAACTCGCCGAGAGGCATTCCTTCATTGATATCGAGCGCGCGGGCATGTATGGTCATTCAGGCGGCGGCTTTGCAACGGCAGCGGCCATGTTCAATCACGGCGACTTCTTCAAAGCCGGGGTAGCGGGTGCCGGTAACATGGATAACCGGGGCTACACCTTTTACTGGGGTGAAAAGTTTCAGGGACCGTTCGAGCGGTTCGAAGACGGCACCGACAGCTTTACCAATCAGGCGCTGCAATATCAGGTTGAAGGGCTTCAGGGGCACCTTCTCATTTCGTACGGCACCATGGATACCAATGTGCACCCGAATACAACGCTGCAGCTGATCGACGCGCTGATTGACGCAAATAAAGATTTCGATCTTATTGTACTGCCCAACCGCGGTCACGGCTACGCCAATGAAAGCTACAAACTGCGCCGCACCTGGGATTTCTTTGTGCGTCATCTGCACGGCATGGAACCCCCGAGGGAGTACAGTTTCCGGTAA
- a CDS encoding alpha/beta hydrolase family protein has product MTRTVPYLFLMMCFLLAQSFQAEAQQRAITAEDVWSMERVGNPTASPDGRFIAFTKTSFDISTDQSHTTIYLMHADGSNLREFTQHGTDGAPAFSPDSRYLAFTSRRAGGPAQLFVMPLSGGEAKQITDLPVGVSAPKWFPDGQRIAFSATVHPDYNGDWDRQRELADEQRNSLVTAKVTENRTYRFWDRWLTDGHYPRLFATTLDGEVTDLMPESRRFFAMMGAPSYDISPDGSTIAVSANNEPPPYNYLNYDIILINTDGSGERVNITEHNPYNDLNPVFSPDGRFIMYGKQTRNDFYADNVRLVRYDMTSGEREVLTEDIDKSFSNWQWSANGRTIFFHAQHLGKTSLFSIPSNGGSVTQILHAGTNGAPVLAGNRLFFAHNNLSNPAEIYSIRTNGRDLTQLTSFNSERLSELNLGRVENVTYAGADGADVQMYIVYPPDFDPSQQYPLMMMIHGGPHGIFGDEFHYRWNAHLFSAPGYVTVLPNFHGSTSFGQAFAESIHGAHSDKPFRDIMKATDFMLERGYIDEDRMAAAGGSYGGYMVSWIAGHTDRFAALINHAGVYNIMGQFASDITEHRIAAYSGSPWDGLESMQRWNPALHAANFSSPMLIIHGELDYRVPVTQGLEVYGVYKGMGLDARLVYFPNENHWILRPNNSIFWYQEVHDWVARWFDN; this is encoded by the coding sequence ATGACTCGTACTGTTCCGTATTTATTTCTGATGATGTGTTTTTTGCTGGCTCAAAGCTTTCAGGCGGAAGCACAACAGCGGGCCATAACCGCTGAAGACGTCTGGAGTATGGAGCGCGTTGGCAACCCAACCGCTTCACCTGACGGCCGGTTTATCGCATTCACCAAAACCAGCTTTGATATTTCAACCGATCAGAGCCATACGACCATCTACCTTATGCATGCGGATGGCTCCAATTTGCGTGAATTCACGCAGCATGGTACCGATGGGGCCCCTGCGTTCAGTCCGGACAGCCGTTACCTGGCCTTCACGTCGCGCCGTGCCGGCGGGCCCGCACAGCTGTTTGTTATGCCGCTGAGCGGAGGCGAAGCAAAGCAAATCACAGACCTTCCGGTTGGGGTGTCTGCCCCGAAGTGGTTTCCCGATGGTCAGAGAATTGCGTTTTCCGCAACCGTGCACCCCGATTATAACGGGGACTGGGACCGTCAGCGTGAGCTTGCTGATGAACAGCGAAATTCGCTTGTAACGGCTAAAGTAACCGAAAACCGCACCTACCGGTTTTGGGATCGCTGGCTGACGGACGGGCATTATCCGCGGCTTTTTGCTACAACCCTTGACGGAGAGGTGACTGATCTCATGCCGGAGTCCCGCCGCTTTTTTGCAATGATGGGGGCACCGTCTTACGATATTTCTCCCGATGGGAGTACCATTGCCGTTTCCGCGAACAACGAACCGCCGCCATACAACTACCTGAATTACGATATCATCCTTATTAATACTGACGGCAGCGGGGAGCGGGTAAATATTACGGAGCACAACCCTTACAACGACCTTAATCCGGTCTTCAGCCCCGACGGACGCTTCATCATGTACGGCAAGCAAACCCGCAATGACTTTTATGCGGATAATGTACGCCTTGTGCGCTACGATATGACGTCCGGTGAGCGCGAAGTTCTGACGGAAGATATTGACAAGAGCTTCTCCAACTGGCAGTGGAGCGCAAACGGGCGGACCATCTTTTTTCATGCGCAACACCTTGGCAAGACGAGTCTGTTTTCGATTCCTTCAAATGGCGGAAGCGTGACACAAATTTTGCATGCCGGCACAAACGGCGCACCGGTACTTGCGGGAAACCGCTTGTTTTTTGCGCACAACAACCTTTCCAATCCGGCTGAAATCTACAGCATTCGCACCAACGGCCGGGACCTGACGCAGCTCACATCCTTCAACAGTGAGCGTCTCTCGGAACTGAATTTGGGACGTGTTGAAAACGTAACCTATGCCGGGGCTGACGGCGCCGACGTGCAGATGTACATTGTGTATCCGCCGGATTTTGATCCATCTCAGCAATATCCGCTTATGATGATGATTCATGGCGGACCACACGGCATTTTTGGGGATGAGTTCCACTACCGCTGGAATGCGCACCTTTTTTCTGCACCGGGTTATGTGACCGTGCTGCCCAACTTCCACGGTTCAACAAGCTTCGGGCAGGCGTTCGCGGAATCCATTCACGGGGCGCACTCCGATAAGCCTTTCCGCGATATAATGAAGGCTACGGATTTCATGCTGGAACGCGGCTACATTGACGAAGACCGCATGGCGGCTGCCGGCGGCAGTTACGGCGGCTACATGGTAAGCTGGATTGCCGGACATACCGACCGCTTTGCTGCGCTCATCAATCATGCAGGGGTGTACAACATTATGGGGCAGTTTGCTTCCGACATCACGGAACACCGTATCGCTGCCTACAGCGGTTCACCCTGGGATGGCCTGGAAAGCATGCAGCGCTGGAATCCTGCCCTGCACGCAGCCAACTTCAGCTCACCTATGCTCATCATTCATGGCGAGCTGGATTACCGCGTACCGGTAACGCAGGGACTGGAAGTGTACGGCGTGTACAAGGGCATGGGACTGGACGCGCGTTTGGTGTATTTCCCGAACGAAAATCACTGGATTCTGCGCCCTAACAACTCCATCTTCTGGTATCAGGAAGTGCACGACTGGGTCGCACGCTGGTTCGATAATTAA
- a CDS encoding type III pantothenate kinase produces the protein MNFLDIGNTRIKIKTWSGNSWQELYNAPTEHAAEAGNWIRQQGKETVGISVVAEATEAIKEAMGESKVLQWFTIEDIPAKSIDYESKETLGMDRYMACLGARTLAEQPVIVIDAGTACTIDYMDDRGVYRGGVIMPGMALWEKALQQHAPGLPKVVRDIPMKWPGKNTEDSVRWGLSGAFISAVDGLVRRYDYLAALYVTGGDGDWLAKRIERRAVVNANLVFYGMKKLVDARLWFS, from the coding sequence ATGAATTTTCTTGATATTGGCAACACGCGCATAAAAATCAAAACATGGTCCGGTAACAGCTGGCAGGAACTGTATAATGCGCCCACCGAGCACGCTGCGGAAGCCGGAAACTGGATCAGGCAGCAAGGTAAGGAAACGGTTGGCATTTCGGTCGTTGCCGAAGCAACGGAGGCAATCAAGGAAGCGATGGGGGAATCTAAAGTGCTGCAATGGTTTACGATTGAAGATATCCCTGCCAAATCAATCGATTATGAATCAAAAGAAACGCTTGGGATGGATCGCTACATGGCCTGCCTTGGGGCGCGGACGCTGGCTGAACAGCCGGTCATTGTAATTGACGCCGGTACGGCATGCACCATCGATTATATGGATGACCGCGGCGTATATCGCGGCGGCGTAATCATGCCGGGTATGGCGCTGTGGGAAAAAGCCCTGCAGCAACATGCGCCCGGTCTGCCGAAAGTGGTTCGCGATATCCCCATGAAATGGCCCGGTAAAAATACCGAAGATTCCGTGCGCTGGGGACTCTCCGGTGCATTTATTTCTGCCGTTGATGGATTGGTGCGCCGTTACGACTATCTTGCGGCCCTTTATGTAACCGGTGGCGACGGCGACTGGCTCGCCAAACGTATTGAGCGGCGGGCCGTTGTGAATGCCAACCTTGTCTTTTACGGCATGAAAAAGCTGGTTGACGCCCGCCTGTGGTTTAGCTGA
- a CDS encoding SDR family oxidoreductase produces the protein MNITDKNVIITGASSGIGAAFAKAIIEKGGVVYGIARRQERLQELQRDLGDRFHPVVLDITDEPAVSTWVEATFSAGNYPDALINNAGLGKFGNVEDLSLDDWHTMMNVNLNGVFYLTRKIVPMMKQNPAHCHIINIASVAGLMGNPTISGYNVTKFGLRGFSDALFKELRYDAIKVTCVFPGSIATEFFDLAGSSTHPNMMQAQDVASTIVHILETPDNFLIDEITLRPLNPKRPE, from the coding sequence ATGAATATTACCGACAAAAACGTCATCATCACGGGAGCAAGTAGCGGCATTGGGGCGGCATTTGCTAAAGCCATTATCGAAAAAGGGGGCGTGGTGTACGGCATTGCACGGCGTCAGGAGCGGCTGCAGGAGCTGCAGCGGGATCTGGGCGATCGCTTTCATCCGGTCGTGCTCGATATCACCGATGAACCTGCCGTAAGCACCTGGGTCGAAGCGACCTTCAGCGCCGGAAACTATCCCGACGCCCTCATCAACAACGCAGGACTCGGCAAATTTGGCAATGTCGAAGACCTGAGTCTTGACGACTGGCACACCATGATGAATGTGAACCTTAACGGCGTGTTTTACCTCACCCGGAAAATCGTGCCGATGATGAAACAAAATCCGGCGCACTGCCACATCATTAATATAGCTTCTGTCGCGGGTCTGATGGGCAACCCAACCATATCAGGCTACAACGTCACCAAATTCGGGCTGCGCGGTTTCTCCGACGCCCTGTTCAAGGAGCTCCGCTACGACGCCATCAAGGTCACCTGCGTATTCCCGGGATCCATCGCGACCGAGTTTTTTGACCTCGCAGGCTCCTCCACACATCCCAACATGATGCAGGCGCAGGATGTCGCCAGTACCATCGTGCACATTCTCGAAACCCCGGATAATTTCCTGATTGACGAAATTACGCTGCGCCCCCTCAACCCCAAGCGGCCGGAATAA